The following proteins are co-located in the Triticum aestivum cultivar Chinese Spring chromosome 1A, IWGSC CS RefSeq v2.1, whole genome shotgun sequence genome:
- the LOC123041956 gene encoding abscisic acid receptor PYL5 — protein sequence MVGLVGGGARAWRLSDEAANGAGGGGAATEADYMRRLHGHAPGENQCTSALVKHIKAPVHLVWSLVRSFDQPQRYKPFVSRCVVRGGDLEIGSVREVNVKTGLPATTSTERLEQLDDDEHILSVKFVGGDHRLRNYSSIITVHPQSIDGRPGTLVIESFVVDVPDGNTKDETCYFVEAVIKCNLTSLAEVSERLAVQSPTSPLEQ from the exons ATGGTGGGCCTCGTAGGTGGCGGCGCGCGGGCCTGGAGGCTCAGCGACGAGGCGGCTAACGGCGCAGGTggaggaggggcggcgacggaggcgGACTACATGCGGCGGCTGCACGGCCACGCGCCCGGCGAGAACCAGTGCACCTCCGCACTCGTCAAGCACATCAAGGCCCCCGTCCACCTC GTTTGGTCGCTAGTGCGGAGCTTCGACCAGCCGCAGCGGTACAAGCCGTTCGTCAGCCGCTGCGTGGTGCGCGGTGGCGACCTCGAGATCGGCAGCGTGCGGGAGGTCAACGTCAAGACCGGCCTGCCGGCCACAACTAGCACCGAGAGGCTCGAGCAGCTGGATGACGACGAGCATATCCTCAGTGTCAAGTTCGTTGGAGGCGATCACCGGCTCAGG AACTACTCATCCATCATAACAGTCCACCCACAGAGTATTGATGGGCGGCCAGGGACACTTGTGATCGAGTCCTTCGTGGTTGATGTGCCAGACGGCAACACAAAGGATGAGACTTGCTACTTCGTTGAGGCCGTGATCAAGTGCAACCTCACATCTCTCGCTGAGGTATCGGAGCGGCTAGCAGTTCAGTCACCTACATCGCCGCTTGAACAATAG